The Aestuariibius sp. HNIBRBA575 nucleotide sequence CCGCAATGGGCAAACCGCCCATATGGTGCAACCCTACATAGAAGAAGCAATTCGCCCGCATTTGACGGGGTCGTTTTCGCAGATGTTACGCGCCTGCATTTTGCATCCGATGATGCTGCGATATCTGGATCAAATCCGATCGATGGGCCCCAACAGTCCAGCCGCACTTGAACGGGGTGCGGGGCTGAACGAAAACCTCGCGCGTGAAGTGCTGGAACTGCATACATTGGGCGTGGATGGTCCCTATACGCAGCATGACGTGCGCCAATTGGCCGAACTTTTTACCGGGCTTAGCTACAATCCCAGCAAAGGTTTCGTGTTTCGACCGCCCTTTGCAGAACCGGGCGCGGAAACCGTTTTGGGGCAGGATTACGGGGGCGGCGCGGCCGCGTTAGACCCGATTTTGCAGGTGTTGGATGATCTGGCGACCCACCCGGCCACCGCGCGTCATATCGCCCAAAAACTGGCGGTGCATTTCGTGTCTGACACGCCCTCTGATCGGTTGGTTTCTGAATTGGAACACGTGTTTAACCAAACAGGCGGGGATATGGGGCAGATGTACGAAGCGATGCTCAACCATCCTGAATCGTGGTCGCCCGATCCAGTGAAAATCCGCCAGCCATTCGAATATATCTGTGCATCCATGCGGGCGCTGGCGGTGCCCGCAGACCGGATTTTGGGCCTGACCCGGCAGGAAATTTTGCGCGGATTCTATCACCCGATGCAGCTGATGGGGCAAACTTGGCAGCACCCGTTAGGACCAGATGGCTGGCCAGAAGAGCCCCTGGCCTGGATCACCCCACGAGGCATGGCCGCCCGGATCAATTGGGCAATGAACGTGCCGCAATTCCTTAATAACACGCTGCCAGATCCACGGGATTTTGTGAAAACGGCGCTTGGGAAATACGCCCCCCAAGAGGTTGTTTTTGCAGCCAATTCCGCAGAAGCGCGATCCGAAGGGATCGGGCTTGTTTTGGCGTCAGCCGCGTTCAACAAAAGGTAAATGGCATGACAAACGATGTGTGCAGACGCAAATTTTTGATGCGCGGCGCAGCACTTGGATGTTCGGCGGCCGCCAGCCCGTTGATCACTCCGATCGCATTGGCCAATGCCCCATGGGACACGCGGTTGGTCGTGATCGTGTTGCGCGGTGGCATGGATGGGCTGGACGTCGTGCAGCCCTATGGTGATCCGGCAATGGCGGCGCTGCGGCCAAACCTGAAAACCGGACAGGCGGCTGATGCGCTTGATCTGGATGGGTTTTATGCGATGCATCCGTCACTGGCGCCTATTTATCCATTGTGGCAGGCCGGTCAGCTGGGATTTGTGCACGCAGTTTCAACGCCTTATCGCGACAAACGCAGCCATTTTGACGGGCAGGACATCCTAGAAGCAGGGATCACAAATCTGGGACAGGGCGTGCGGGATGGGTGGCTAAATCGGCTGCTGCAGGTGACGCCGGGGATCGAAACGGAAACCGCTTTTGCTGTTGGGCGGGAACGGATGCTGATCCTAGAAGGGGATGCACCAAGTTCGGCTTGGGCCCCGCGATCTGAGCTGGATCTGAGCCCGCAGGCCGAACGTTTATTGGAACTGATCTATCACGACGACCCCTTGTTCAGAGAGGCATCGCGCGATGCGTTGCTGATCGCGGGGGACGTGGCGGCGCAGGCGGATTTGGCCAGCGAAACCGAAGAAATGCTGGCGGACAATCCGATGATGGGGGCGGTGCGCCCCAATATTGCACATGTTCAACTGGCAGAATTTGCCGCGTCCCGGCTGCGCGGCGACACGCGTATCGCCTCGTTTTCATTGAATGGGTGGGATACCCATAATGGGCAAAAACGCGGCATCGGAAATGCATTGCGGGCCTTGTCAGAAACGATTTTGACCTTGCAGGCGGGGCTGGGGGCGCAATGGGGCAAAACGGCCGTGATTTGCATGACCGAATTTGGCCGCACGGCCCGGGAAAATGGGACCAATGGGACCGATCATGGGACCGGTGGCGCGATGGTTTTGGCCGGGGGCGCTGTGCGGGGGGGGCGCGTGGTCACGGATTGGCCGGGATTGTCCGACGCGGATTTATATGCCGGGCGTGATTTGATGCCAACACGCGATGTGCGGGCCATCGCCGGCTGGGCGCTGAGGGATATGATCGGGATGTCGGTGCCGAATATTGAAAATATCGTGTTTCCGGGTGTTGAACTGGGGCAAAATCCTGGAATCATATTGTAAGGCGAATAGGGTTTGGCGGGCCTTTGTACGAAAGAAAGGCCCGGCACGTCGTGCGGTTGACCGCAGATTGATCAGCCGCCGTCGGTTTGACGAGCTTCGATAATATCGGCTGTGTTGTCGGCCATATTGCGCGTACTCGGAGAAACGGCCGCCATAATCGCCGCGCCCAGCAACACAATCCCAGCGGTCAAAACCAACCAGTCGATTGTTGTATTACCGTCTTCGTCACTCCAAAAGCGTTCAATAAAATTCGCCATGTTTTAATCCTTTCGTACTCCACACCCGAGCTATGGGATCAATTTGGCGAAGGATTGGGGCTCAAATAGGCCGAATAGAGGGTGCTTTTGGGCCGGAATGGTGAAAATCAGGCCAAATGGGGCAAAATCGAGACCGCCCCATATTGTTAAATCTGGCTTTGCGCCGCGATACGGTCTTGGACCAATTTTGATAGGCGCATCGCTTCGGTGCTGAGTTGTTCGCGGCTATATGTGCCGTGGTCCAAATCGATCAACGCCGCGCTCAGGTCGGCATCATCGGCGGATAAGGCGAGCCCGGACAAAAACTGTGTCACGTAGTCAAGTTTTTGCGGCAGGTCCTGTTCACCGGTTTGCCCATCACCCAGCATTTCAGCCACATGCGCCAGATCATCCCGATAAGCCAGCCGATCTGGATGGATGATTTCGGCGGACACATTCCGGGGCATGGGCGGTTGTTTATCCGCGGGTAAATGATCCAGAATCGCCTGTTGAAAGGCCGCAAGGGATGCGATGGGTTTGGCAATAAATCCATCAGCCCCAGCGTTCAGCGCACGTTCAGCCGCGTCCACATCGCCTGAAATCCCTAGAATCACCTCGACGCGGGGGCTGGTATTGGCCAATTCCTGAATCAGATCTTCGCCAGCGCCATCGGGCAGGCCCAGATCAATGATGATCACCGAAGGGCGGTAAACCCGCAAATGGCGGCGCGCATGATGCAGGCTGTCTGCGCGCCGAATCCGTGCGCCAGATCGCAACGATAACAGGCGCAGAGCCTCAGACGCGAAACGGCTATCCTCAACCGCCAGAACCGTATGCCCCAGCAAGGGACGGTTGGCCGTTGGTGGCCGTGTCATCAGAAAGTCGTCAAGATTGTCCATTTTACCCCTCCTGTTAGGTATTGGTTCTGCGACTAGACAAGCACCCTGATGGTGAAGACCAAGTTAACGGGCCGCGACACATCGCTAGAAAATGGACTCATCGCCGAACATGTAACCGCGACCGAAAGGCGCGGCCCGTTGCGCCGACTGACCAGAGCAGCGATAAGCAGGCAACAAAAGAGAGGAGCCCGCCATGATCGGTCGTTTGAACCATGTCGCCATTGCTGTCCCAAATTTGGAGGCCGCAGCCGCACAATATCGCAACGCATTGGGAGCCAAAGTGGGCGCCCCACAGGATGAACCTGATCACGGGGTGACGGTGATTTTTATTGAATTGCCAAATACCAAGATCGAATTGCTGTATCCGCTGGGCGAAGACAGCCCGATCAACGGCTTTTTGGCGAAAAACCCATCCGGTGGCATCCATCATATCTGTTACGAAGTGGATGACATCATCGCTGCGCGTGACCATTTGCAGGAAACCGGGGCACGTGTGCTGGGATCTGGCGAGCCAAAAATCGGCGCGCATGGCAAACCGGTGCTGTTTTTGCATCCCAAGGATTTCAACGGCTGTCTTGTTGAATTAGAGCAGGTTTAACGTCGCAATCCGCGGCACGTGAAAGGATCGAACAATGGGAATCACATCGGCGTTGGTATTATTTGCCGTGATCTGGTTCATGGTGTTCTTTATTGTGCTGCCCTTGCGTCTGACAACGCAAGGCGAAGCAGGAGAGGTGGTTCCCGGCACCCATAAATCCGCGCCCAGTGACGTGAATATCGCCCGCAAAGCCAAGATCACCAGCGTTGTTTCGTTGGGGGTGTTTGGCATCATTGCGGGCACCATTCTGTCTGGGGTGATCTCTGTTCGGGATATGGATTGGTTTGACCGGATGGCATCGCCGCATATCCCGTCCATGCACCCTGATGTATTGGATGCTGAATAAACATGACGCATTGGCCAAAACTTGCGGCCATTGCGGTTGTTGTGCAGGGCGATCACGTCCTGCTTGTGCGGCGCAAAAATCCACCTGATGCCGGGCTGTGGGGCTATCCGGGGGGGCATGTTGATCCGGGTGAAACTGCACTTGCGGCGGCTATGCGCGAAGTGGCCGAAGAAACCGGTGTGACCGTGCGCGCCGGTGGGTATTTAACCAACCTCGACATCATCGGTCACCACCCTGATGGCACGCTGGAATATCACTACCTGCTGGCTGCGGTTCACTGCGATTATGTCAGCGGCACGCCCCAAGCTGCCGATGATGTTTCTGACGCGGCTTGGATGCCCCTATCACAGGTTCTGGACGGCAATCTAAACATGAGCGCAGACGTCGCGAACGTGTTGCAAATGGCCATCGCAGCGCGGGCTTAGCCTGCCTTGTTGTTCAATCGATGAAACAGATGCGTGAACGTGGCGGCCCCCAAAATTGGGATGATCAGGTTCAATAGCGGCACCGTCAGAGGGATTGCCATCAGACAACCTGCCAGCCAAATTTCACCGGAATGCTGTTTGCGCAGCGCTTTGGCATTTTGGCGTCCGATCCGACGCATGGCAGCGATCTGAAAATATTCCCGCCCCAGCAGATAGCCGTTCAACCCCCAGAAAATGACAATCGCGGCAAAGGGCAGCAACCCATATGCGATGATCGCCAGTAGGTTTGCGCCAATCAAAACCCCGAGAAAATTGATAGTGTCGCGAAACGCGTCACCAAATGGCGTGCGGGGAATATCGGGCAAATGGGGATAGTGCACATCCTCAACCGCCTGCGCGACGTCATCCAGAAACATCGATGTGATCGCCGAAGCAACCGGCACCATCAGGAATATCGACAGGATGAACATCAACAACAAACTGCCCCAGCCCAGCAGGTCGCCTAGCCATGAGATTTCACCGATGCCGGGGATGGTTATGGGTTCGCCCGACGTGCTGTTGATGAACCACAACAAAACGGCATAAGCCCCGACCAGCAACGCGATGGTCAACGCAATTCCCAGCCACAATACACGCCGAAAGCGGGGATCGGGCAATTGGGCGAATGCCTTGAAAAAGTCGGTGACGATCATGACTGAACCCATGTGACTTTGGTGGCTAAATCAGGGCGGGGCCGTTCTGGTGGTGCGACGCGTTCGGTGCCGATATGGATAAAGCCCGCAATGGTTTCATTTGGGGCTAATCCCAGATTTTGTTCAACAAAATCGCGATCATGGGACGCCCAGCCTGACAGCCAATTGGCCCCCCAACCCGCAGCCAAAGCCGCGTTCAACAATGCGGCACACACGGCCCCCGCCGATAAA carries:
- a CDS encoding DUF1800 family protein, which translates into the protein MPFDPTLAATRFGIGLSPDLAAPTSVSDIMTQLRGPDHGAQAFEIPKFADVTPHVSTYLRLHRARVQARGTDQEQATQEAFQELRSQGRAVRERHFRATLARWTHNPDGFRERLAAFWGDHFTVVSRNGQTAHMVQPYIEEAIRPHLTGSFSQMLRACILHPMMLRYLDQIRSMGPNSPAALERGAGLNENLAREVLELHTLGVDGPYTQHDVRQLAELFTGLSYNPSKGFVFRPPFAEPGAETVLGQDYGGGAAALDPILQVLDDLATHPATARHIAQKLAVHFVSDTPSDRLVSELEHVFNQTGGDMGQMYEAMLNHPESWSPDPVKIRQPFEYICASMRALAVPADRILGLTRQEILRGFYHPMQLMGQTWQHPLGPDGWPEEPLAWITPRGMAARINWAMNVPQFLNNTLPDPRDFVKTALGKYAPQEVVFAANSAEARSEGIGLVLASAAFNKR
- a CDS encoding DUF1501 domain-containing protein encodes the protein MTNDVCRRKFLMRGAALGCSAAASPLITPIALANAPWDTRLVVIVLRGGMDGLDVVQPYGDPAMAALRPNLKTGQAADALDLDGFYAMHPSLAPIYPLWQAGQLGFVHAVSTPYRDKRSHFDGQDILEAGITNLGQGVRDGWLNRLLQVTPGIETETAFAVGRERMLILEGDAPSSAWAPRSELDLSPQAERLLELIYHDDPLFREASRDALLIAGDVAAQADLASETEEMLADNPMMGAVRPNIAHVQLAEFAASRLRGDTRIASFSLNGWDTHNGQKRGIGNALRALSETILTLQAGLGAQWGKTAVICMTEFGRTARENGTNGTDHGTGGAMVLAGGAVRGGRVVTDWPGLSDADLYAGRDLMPTRDVRAIAGWALRDMIGMSVPNIENIVFPGVELGQNPGIIL
- a CDS encoding Flp family type IVb pilin — its product is MANFIERFWSDEDGNTTIDWLVLTAGIVLLGAAIMAAVSPSTRNMADNTADIIEARQTDGG
- a CDS encoding response regulator, producing MDNLDDFLMTRPPTANRPLLGHTVLAVEDSRFASEALRLLSLRSGARIRRADSLHHARRHLRVYRPSVIIIDLGLPDGAGEDLIQELANTSPRVEVILGISGDVDAAERALNAGADGFIAKPIASLAAFQQAILDHLPADKQPPMPRNVSAEIIHPDRLAYRDDLAHVAEMLGDGQTGEQDLPQKLDYVTQFLSGLALSADDADLSAALIDLDHGTYSREQLSTEAMRLSKLVQDRIAAQSQI
- the mce gene encoding methylmalonyl-CoA epimerase, with translation MIGRLNHVAIAVPNLEAAAAQYRNALGAKVGAPQDEPDHGVTVIFIELPNTKIELLYPLGEDSPINGFLAKNPSGGIHHICYEVDDIIAARDHLQETGARVLGSGEPKIGAHGKPVLFLHPKDFNGCLVELEQV
- a CDS encoding DUF1467 family protein, whose amino-acid sequence is MGITSALVLFAVIWFMVFFIVLPLRLTTQGEAGEVVPGTHKSAPSDVNIARKAKITSVVSLGVFGIIAGTILSGVISVRDMDWFDRMASPHIPSMHPDVLDAE
- a CDS encoding NUDIX hydrolase — protein: MTHWPKLAAIAVVVQGDHVLLVRRKNPPDAGLWGYPGGHVDPGETALAAAMREVAEETGVTVRAGGYLTNLDIIGHHPDGTLEYHYLLAAVHCDYVSGTPQAADDVSDAAWMPLSQVLDGNLNMSADVANVLQMAIAARA
- a CDS encoding EI24 domain-containing protein, with protein sequence MIVTDFFKAFAQLPDPRFRRVLWLGIALTIALLVGAYAVLLWFINSTSGEPITIPGIGEISWLGDLLGWGSLLLMFILSIFLMVPVASAITSMFLDDVAQAVEDVHYPHLPDIPRTPFGDAFRDTINFLGVLIGANLLAIIAYGLLPFAAIVIFWGLNGYLLGREYFQIAAMRRIGRQNAKALRKQHSGEIWLAGCLMAIPLTVPLLNLIIPILGAATFTHLFHRLNNKAG